A section of the Pedobacter sp. HDW13 genome encodes:
- a CDS encoding SusD/RagB family nutrient-binding outer membrane lipoprotein, with protein sequence MKKLCLMVLALILLNSCTKNFEEINTNPNQISDKMLEQDFNLVGSSFSGMMFNLMGHQIEEDLCYDNWMGYMGTPTPFVANVNNTTYYLRWIDAYWNRIYGSVMSPSKQVIQLAEEKKLPLFGDWAKLVRVLAISKLTAIYGPVIYSNYGSAGLGSIKYDKESDLYNNLFTQLDQIETNLKANTSYTGFTKFDPSYKGNIASWLKLLNSVRLRLAMRLVKVSPTIAKTQGEKALADPVGLITTNAENFLISLNGEVMPVSMICFDWNDTRMGANMESFMVGLKDGRIAKYFSEVSDASLVTDHPAYKYKGIRGGAYINAKDDRVSYSTVSTDFKSAQNRRGFTAAEVAFLKAEAALRGWANAGDAKTNYENGVRLSFADWGAAGVDAYLADATSKPISYTDPKDSRNNFTPLSTITVAWNAGDSNELKLEKIITQKYLATFTNTLEAWVDFRRTGYPKIPHVAKNDSSPDWGVITADQWIKRLVFVPAERTGNASAVAEAATFLSSGKDDIASRLWWDTTTASNF encoded by the coding sequence ATGAAAAAATTATGTTTAATGGTGCTTGCTTTGATCCTACTCAACTCCTGCACCAAGAATTTCGAAGAGATAAATACCAATCCGAATCAGATATCAGATAAAATGTTAGAGCAGGATTTCAACCTGGTTGGTTCTTCTTTCTCAGGGATGATGTTTAACCTGATGGGACACCAGATTGAAGAGGATCTGTGTTATGATAACTGGATGGGATATATGGGTACACCAACACCTTTTGTAGCCAATGTAAACAACACTACTTATTACCTGCGCTGGATTGATGCCTATTGGAATCGTATATATGGCAGTGTAATGTCGCCTTCAAAACAGGTAATACAATTAGCTGAAGAGAAAAAACTACCGTTATTTGGCGACTGGGCAAAATTGGTTAGGGTATTGGCCATCTCAAAATTAACTGCTATTTATGGTCCGGTAATCTATTCAAACTACGGTTCGGCGGGCTTAGGTTCGATTAAATACGACAAAGAATCGGATTTATACAACAACCTGTTTACGCAGTTAGATCAGATTGAAACCAATCTCAAAGCCAACACATCCTACACCGGCTTTACCAAATTCGACCCAAGTTATAAAGGCAACATCGCTTCGTGGTTAAAATTGCTTAACTCAGTACGCCTGCGTTTAGCTATGCGTTTGGTAAAAGTTAGCCCTACCATTGCTAAAACACAGGGAGAAAAAGCCCTGGCCGATCCTGTTGGATTAATTACCACCAATGCGGAAAATTTCCTGATTTCGTTAAATGGTGAGGTAATGCCTGTTTCGATGATTTGCTTTGATTGGAACGATACCCGGATGGGCGCAAACATGGAATCGTTTATGGTAGGTTTAAAAGATGGCCGTATAGCCAAATATTTTAGTGAAGTAAGTGATGCCAGTTTAGTAACTGATCATCCAGCCTACAAATACAAAGGTATTCGCGGTGGCGCTTACATCAATGCTAAAGATGACCGGGTTTCTTATTCTACCGTGAGCACCGATTTCAAATCGGCGCAAAACAGAAGAGGATTTACCGCAGCGGAAGTAGCCTTTTTAAAAGCCGAAGCTGCGTTAAGGGGATGGGCAAATGCAGGTGACGCTAAAACAAATTACGAAAATGGAGTACGTCTTTCATTTGCAGATTGGGGTGCAGCAGGTGTTGATGCCTATCTGGCTGATGCAACCAGCAAACCCATCAGCTATACCGATCCGAAAGATAGCCGGAATAATTTCACACCACTTTCTACCATTACAGTGGCCTGGAATGCAGGTGATTCGAATGAATTGAAACTGGAAAAAATTATTACCCAAAAATACCTGGCTACATTTACCAATACCTTGGAGGCCTGGGTAGATTTTAGAAGAACAGGCTATCCAAAAATCCCACACGTTGCTAAAAATGACAGTAGTCCTGATTGGGGTGTAATAACCGCCGACCAGTGGATTAAGCGACTGGTATTTGTGCCTGCAGAAAGAACCGGAAATGCTTCGGCTGTTGCAGAAGCTGCTACTTTTTTAAGCTCGGGTAAAGACGATATTGCTTCGCGCCTGTGGTGGGATACCACTACTGCAAGTAATTTTTAA
- a CDS encoding TonB-dependent receptor domain-containing protein: protein MNSVFGGSIQDYTFNDGMMFANGTVPLQYPNFFSFANLPYNLVINQTYSRIQKQGLFANASLGFKDMLYLDLSGRNDWASTLATTGNDSYFYYSGGLSAIISQMVTMPNGINYLKLRASTSRVGNEVPFNIVNPGNTIGGAGGPNGIGGITRNTQTPFATLVPEKITSNEIGLESRFLNDRLTLDFTYYKNTSTNQFLSLPAPSGSGYTFYYVNAGKVTNQGFELTLGGDPVRNGDFKWNTTVNLSRNRNKIVELIADNPGYQVGSDSEGFNSIIKAGGSFNDLYIFKFARNAAGQIILDAAGKPTKAATQEYVGNLNPNFIAGWNNTFTYKKLSLSALVTAKFGGVAFSKTEAFLDSYGVSKRTGEARDAGTIPINAIQGNTAQTTIDPALYYSTIGDRNGIMEPYVFSRTNVRLAQVALSYNLPVKGSAIKSASVSLIGRNLFFFYKKSPFDPEQAMSTNNSMQANDVFAIPGTRSYGLNLKLNF, encoded by the coding sequence TTGAATAGCGTATTTGGAGGGAGTATCCAGGATTATACTTTTAACGACGGGATGATGTTTGCAAATGGAACTGTACCACTTCAGTACCCGAATTTTTTTAGTTTCGCCAACCTTCCCTACAATTTAGTTATTAACCAAACCTATAGCAGGATTCAGAAACAAGGTCTATTTGCCAATGCTTCATTAGGCTTCAAGGACATGCTTTATCTAGATCTGTCGGGCCGTAACGACTGGGCCTCTACACTGGCGACTACCGGAAACGACTCTTATTTTTATTATTCGGGAGGATTATCTGCCATAATAAGCCAAATGGTAACCATGCCAAACGGAATTAATTATTTAAAACTCCGGGCATCAACCTCGAGGGTTGGAAACGAAGTACCATTTAATATTGTAAACCCAGGCAACACCATAGGTGGTGCTGGTGGGCCAAACGGCATTGGTGGTATTACAAGAAATACGCAAACACCTTTTGCGACATTGGTACCTGAAAAAATAACCAGTAATGAGATTGGTTTAGAAAGCCGCTTTTTAAATGATAGATTAACCCTGGATTTTACGTATTACAAAAACACCAGTACCAATCAATTTTTATCATTACCAGCCCCTTCAGGTTCTGGTTATACCTTTTACTATGTAAATGCGGGTAAAGTTACCAACCAGGGTTTTGAGTTGACACTAGGCGGGGATCCTGTAAGAAATGGAGATTTTAAATGGAATACAACTGTAAATTTATCGCGGAACAGAAATAAAATTGTTGAGTTGATTGCCGACAACCCAGGTTACCAAGTAGGTAGCGACAGCGAGGGCTTTAACTCAATCATTAAAGCAGGCGGCTCTTTCAACGACTTATATATTTTCAAATTTGCACGTAATGCTGCAGGTCAGATTATATTAGATGCTGCAGGAAAACCAACCAAAGCTGCAACTCAAGAGTATGTTGGTAATTTAAATCCTAACTTTATTGCCGGCTGGAACAATACCTTCACTTACAAAAAACTAAGCTTAAGCGCTTTGGTAACTGCTAAATTTGGCGGTGTGGCTTTCTCTAAAACCGAAGCTTTTCTCGATTCGTATGGTGTAAGCAAAAGAACCGGTGAAGCACGTGATGCAGGAACTATTCCAATCAACGCTATACAAGGCAATACTGCCCAAACCACAATTGACCCGGCACTTTATTACTCTACAATAGGTGATAGAAATGGCATTATGGAGCCTTATGTATTCTCGCGTACCAATGTTCGTTTAGCACAAGTGGCGCTATCGTACAATTTACCGGTTAAAGGCTCAGCCATTAAATCGGCTTCCGTATCGTTAATCGGACGTAACCTGTTTTTCTTCTACAAAAAATCTCCATTCGATCCGGAGCAGGCAATGAGTACCAATAACAGTATGCAGGCTAATGATGTATTCGCCATACCTGGTACACGTTCTTACGGGCTAAATCTTAAGTTAAACTTCTAA
- a CDS encoding glycoside hydrolase family 95-like protein: MSKSTLNNLFDTHPPFQIDGNFGGTAGIAEMLLQSTNGIIRLLPALPTAMPDGQVKGLVARGGFEVGMDWKNGGLVNVTILSRLGNSLRVNYKGKTVELKTVKGGKYTLLKDLNLIKTPDKGN, translated from the coding sequence TTGAGTAAATCTACACTCAACAATTTGTTTGATACGCATCCACCTTTTCAGATAGATGGAAATTTTGGAGGAACAGCAGGTATTGCGGAAATGCTTTTGCAAAGTACCAACGGTATCATCCGTTTATTGCCTGCCTTGCCCACTGCCATGCCTGATGGTCAAGTAAAAGGCCTTGTGGCCCGTGGAGGTTTTGAAGTGGGAATGGACTGGAAAAATGGAGGGTTGGTAAATGTAACCATCTTATCGAGACTGGGTAATTCTTTAAGGGTGAATTATAAAGGCAAAACTGTCGAATTGAAAACCGTTAAAGGCGGGAAGTACACCTTATTAAAAGATTTGAATCTTATAAAAACTCCAGACAAGGGAAATTAA